The Longimicrobium sp. genome segment GAGCCATCGCGCGGCGCGAAGTGAAGGAGACGACCGACGCCACTCACACCGGATCGGCCCCAGCGCCGCGATCCGTACGGATCTGGCAGAGGAACATGGGCCAGTCGCGTGCCGGCGGCGTGCATCGCTTCCTTCACTCCGCGCCTGAGTTCCGGCGCGGAACCATGGATCGGGTGGCGCTGCGTTCAGGAAATTGGGTGGGGCGGCACCGGGGTGACGGTGCCGCCTCATTTCTTTCCACCATCCAGAAACACAACGGGCGAGATGAAGCCACAGAGAACACCTTTCGCAGTTCTTTCCGTACCCCTCTGTGTCTCTGTGTGAGGCCGCAGTTGCAGTTTCCCTCCGCGCAATGACCGAAACGAACGCCCGCCGCCCCTCTCCCGCCGTCTTCCCGCACCGCACTCCCCGCGGCGCGCCTTTCGCATGGAACCGCGCCCCAGGGGCGGAGTTTCGCTTTTCAGCCCCGCCCCTTACTTTGTCGCCGGGCCGGGACGCCGGCTCGCCGCACAGACCTTACCGGGCCCATGGCAAGCAAGCGCATCCTCCAGACCACGGCCGTCACCCTGCTGGCCGTAGCCGCGGCCGCGGCCGTGGGCGTCATCCTGGTCCGTGACCAGATCAGCCGCCACCGCCGGGACCTCTTCTCCCCGCACCCCCTCCGCCGCCTCGCCGCGCTCGAGTACATCGGCACCGAGACCGCGTCGGTGAACACGATCCTGCTCCTGCGCGACTACCTGGCGTGGGAGCCGCGGCCGCTGCTGCGGCGGCGGGCCACGGCGGTGCTGGCGCAGCTCGAGGAATCCCTTTCCGCCCGTACGGAGGTTGCGTGATGGCGGTTGGTTCGTCGAGCTGGTCCCTTGCGGAAGCCGATTTCCACCGCATCGACCGGATGCTGCAGTCGTTTCTGTACGATTCCAACGCACGCTGCGCGCTCCTGGTGGACCGCGCGGGTCAGCTCGTGACCACGTCGGGCGAGAAGCCCGAGTTCGACACCGTGGCCTTCGCGTCGCTGGCGGCGGCGGACTTCGCGGCCAACGACCAGCTCGCCACCATGATCGGCGAGACGGAGTTCTCGTCGCTCTTCCACCAGGGCGAGCGCGAGTCCATGTACCTGGCGGACGTCGCCCGGCGCGTGATCCTGGTGGTCCTCTTCGACAACCGCACCACGCTGGGGATGATCCGCATCAAGGTGAAGGGAGTAGTGCGCGAGCTGAGCGAGGTGTTCCACGAGATCTTCGCGCGGAGCGGCACGGCGGCGGCCGCCGTGCACATGGAGGCAGGCTTCACCGACGAGGCGGAAGACGAGATCGACCGCCTCTTCGGCGACCTGTAAGGAGGCGGCCCCATGTCGATGATCAACTACGCCTCGCGCGAGATCAACTGCAAGATCGTCTATTACGGCCCCGGGCTGTGCGGCAAGACCACCAACCTGGAGTACATCTTCGAAAAGGTGGCGCCCAACACCCGCGGCAAGCTGATCTCGCTGGCCACGGAGACGGAGCGCACCCTCTTCTTCGACTTCCTGCCGGTGGACCTGGGGAGCATCCGCGGCTTCAAGACGCGCTTCCACCTGTACACGGTGCCGGGGCAGGTGTACTACAACGCCTCGCGCAAGCTGATCCTGAAGGGGGTGGACGGGGTGGTGTTCGTGGGCGACAGCCAGGTGGAGCGGCTGGACGCGAACGTGGAGTCGATGCACAACCTGTACGACAACCTCTCCGAATACGGGCTGGACCTGCGCGAGATCCCGTTCGTCATCCAGTACAACAAGCGTGACCTCCCCAACATCTCGTCGATCCAGGAGCTCCAGGAGCAGCTGAACCCCCAGATGGTCCCCTATTACGAGGCGGTGGGGGTGCGCGGGATCGGGGTGTTCGACACGCTGAAGGCGGTCAGCAAGCTGGTCATCAAGTCCCTCAGCTGAGGGGCCGATGAGCACGCTGAACCTCCCGAACTCGATCACGCTGGCCCGCATCGGGCTGGCGCTGGTGGTGGGGCCGATGATCATGTACGACGGGTTCGCGATGCGGCTCGCGGCCTTCATCGTCTTCCTGGCCGCCGCCTTCTCGGACATGTGGGACGGGCACCTGGCCCGC includes the following:
- a CDS encoding roadblock/LC7 domain-containing protein, with the translated sequence MAVGSSSWSLAEADFHRIDRMLQSFLYDSNARCALLVDRAGQLVTTSGEKPEFDTVAFASLAAADFAANDQLATMIGETEFSSLFHQGERESMYLADVARRVILVVLFDNRTTLGMIRIKVKGVVRELSEVFHEIFARSGTAAAAVHMEAGFTDEAEDEIDRLFGDL
- a CDS encoding ADP-ribosylation factor-like protein → MSMINYASREINCKIVYYGPGLCGKTTNLEYIFEKVAPNTRGKLISLATETERTLFFDFLPVDLGSIRGFKTRFHLYTVPGQVYYNASRKLILKGVDGVVFVGDSQVERLDANVESMHNLYDNLSEYGLDLREIPFVIQYNKRDLPNISSIQELQEQLNPQMVPYYEAVGVRGIGVFDTLKAVSKLVIKSLS